A DNA window from uncultured Methanoregula sp. contains the following coding sequences:
- a CDS encoding RNA polymerase Rpb4 family protein has translation MKVKGIISEEKVTLPEMRGVLLGVESERIAAEKEMSYEFRRSIEHANQLAKTTPDKAEALVADLLKMEKMKPEIAYRIANIMPKTRDEVRAIFAKERYTLQPEELDSIIELVMTHF, from the coding sequence ATGAAAGTTAAGGGTATAATTAGCGAAGAGAAGGTTACGCTTCCGGAGATGCGGGGAGTCCTTTTGGGCGTTGAGTCTGAACGGATCGCTGCTGAAAAGGAGATGTCCTACGAATTCCGGCGCAGTATCGAGCATGCCAATCAGCTTGCAAAGACAACCCCCGATAAAGCAGAGGCGCTCGTTGCCGATCTCCTGAAAATGGAGAAGATGAAGCCGGAGATCGCCTACCGTATTGCAAATATCATGCCAAAGACCCGGGATGAGGTCAGGGCTATCTTTGCAAAAGAGCGGTACACGCTCCAGCCTGAGGAACTCGATTCGATCATCGAACTGGTAATGACACACTTCTGA
- a CDS encoding DUF655 domain-containing protein → MKAEKKEVNAVVLDVLLKGHPDDPRPPFKREPIVQAMGVEQFKLLELVPKTGVQIEIQEKVYIGDAERQKVERVKRRVGYEELTPTARGELPFVIESVVKEREQDFVAFFNKAISITPKLHMLHLLPGIGKKLMWEILDERQKKPFASLVDISTRIKSIPHPEKMIQARILEELQDKDVKYHVFTTK, encoded by the coding sequence ATGAAGGCGGAGAAAAAAGAGGTAAATGCGGTCGTACTCGATGTGCTCCTCAAAGGGCACCCTGACGATCCCCGCCCCCCTTTTAAGCGAGAACCGATTGTCCAGGCCATGGGTGTCGAACAGTTCAAGCTGCTCGAACTTGTGCCGAAAACCGGTGTGCAGATCGAGATCCAGGAGAAGGTCTATATCGGGGATGCCGAACGGCAGAAAGTCGAGCGCGTCAAACGCCGTGTCGGGTACGAGGAACTCACCCCGACCGCCCGCGGCGAGCTGCCGTTTGTTATCGAGAGCGTTGTAAAAGAACGCGAACAGGATTTTGTTGCGTTCTTCAACAAGGCCATCTCGATCACTCCCAAGCTTCACATGCTCCATCTCCTTCCGGGCATCGGCAAGAAACTGATGTGGGAGATCCTCGACGAGCGCCAGAAGAAACCCTTTGCGAGCCTTGTCGATATATCCACCCGGATCAAGTCGATTCCCCACCCGGAGAAGATGATCCAGGCCCGGATCTTAGAGGAACTCCAGGATAAGGACGTCAAATACCACGTTTTCACCACGAAATGA
- the rsmA gene encoding 16S rRNA (adenine(1518)-N(6)/adenine(1519)-N(6))-dimethyltransferase RsmA, whose protein sequence is MKAHNDQHFLIDQNAISRIAGITDVNGRTVLEIGPGNGALTRALLERGATVHAIELDGILCEELANTFSDQIASGQFTLQHGDATRCPIPPFDLSVSNLPYSVSSKITFRLLDVGFEEAVLMYQSEFADRMIARPGTKDCGRLSIMVQTYAAVRQCFRLPPSCFSPRPEVNSTVVRIVPREPLFPINDRRLYADVVRALFSHRRKTVRNCLKGSVGSMLSPVWVDRVLQEVSPEILQSRPEALYLEDFATIANIA, encoded by the coding sequence ATGAAAGCGCACAACGACCAGCACTTCCTCATCGACCAGAACGCCATCAGCCGTATTGCCGGGATCACGGATGTGAACGGCAGAACCGTGCTCGAGATCGGTCCCGGGAACGGGGCGCTCACCCGCGCCCTGCTCGAACGGGGTGCAACCGTCCATGCCATCGAACTCGATGGCATCCTCTGCGAAGAACTCGCGAACACTTTTTCTGATCAGATCGCCTCGGGGCAGTTCACGCTCCAGCACGGGGATGCGACCCGGTGTCCCATTCCCCCGTTCGATCTCTCGGTCTCCAATCTCCCGTATTCTGTTTCATCGAAGATCACCTTCCGGCTTCTCGATGTCGGCTTTGAAGAGGCGGTGCTGATGTACCAGAGCGAGTTTGCCGACCGGATGATTGCCCGTCCCGGGACAAAAGACTGCGGCCGGCTCTCCATCATGGTCCAGACCTATGCAGCAGTGCGGCAGTGTTTCCGGCTGCCCCCGAGCTGCTTCTCGCCCCGGCCCGAAGTCAATTCAACGGTGGTCAGGATCGTGCCCCGGGAACCGCTCTTTCCGATAAACGACCGGAGGCTTTATGCCGATGTTGTCCGGGCGCTCTTCTCCCACCGGAGAAAGACGGTGAGGAACTGCCTGAAAGGATCGGTCGGGAGCATGCTCTCCCCCGTCTGGGTGGACCGGGTGCTGCAGGAAGTCTCCCCCGAGATCCTCCAGAGCCGGCCTGAGGCCCTCTACCTGGAAGATTTTGCAACGATTGCCAATATTGCGTGA
- a CDS encoding DUF1848 domain-containing protein encodes MRWKGWEHLPLEIADPDSLNGTRSVDAIAPLIVSASRSTDIPAFYGDWFMARLGCGYVKWKSPFGGSPVFVSFAKTRIFVFWSKNPLPFISHLDSLDRLGYGYYFLFTLNGYDTERLEPRVPPVDERIRTFIRLSHRIGKGRVVWRFDPLVLSDEITVDSLLEKIRSIGDQISPYTRRMVFSFVDIAKYRKVQRNLQVQGFPSVREFTEIERNRFCEGLAALNRGWGLEISACGEAGDLSQYGIAKGQCISYSLLTEEFSQDPALMQFLRPDGQSALDGRLDPAVAARRLRDPGQRNACTCIVSKDIGQYSTCMHLCAYCYANTSPACVAANYERCQKDAKQGIFHDSITG; translated from the coding sequence ATGCGGTGGAAAGGCTGGGAACATCTCCCGCTGGAAATTGCTGATCCGGATTCTCTTAACGGAACGCGATCGGTGGATGCTATTGCCCCGCTCATCGTCTCCGCCAGCCGCTCCACAGATATCCCGGCATTCTACGGGGACTGGTTCATGGCCCGGCTCGGGTGCGGGTACGTGAAATGGAAGAGCCCTTTTGGAGGCAGCCCTGTCTTCGTCTCATTTGCAAAAACCCGGATCTTCGTCTTCTGGTCCAAGAACCCTCTCCCGTTCATCAGCCATCTTGACTCTCTTGACCGGCTCGGGTACGGTTACTACTTCCTCTTCACGCTCAATGGCTACGATACCGAAAGGCTCGAACCCCGGGTCCCCCCGGTGGACGAGCGGATCCGGACCTTCATCCGGCTCTCGCACCGGATCGGGAAAGGCCGGGTTGTCTGGCGGTTCGATCCCCTGGTTCTTTCAGATGAGATCACGGTAGATTCACTGCTCGAGAAGATCCGATCTATCGGGGATCAGATCTCCCCGTACACACGCCGTATGGTCTTCAGTTTTGTTGATATTGCGAAGTACCGTAAGGTCCAGAGGAATCTCCAGGTACAGGGATTTCCCTCAGTACGGGAATTCACGGAGATAGAGCGGAACCGCTTCTGTGAGGGTCTTGCCGCTCTCAACCGGGGATGGGGTCTTGAGATCTCTGCCTGCGGAGAGGCGGGCGACCTCTCTCAATACGGGATAGCAAAGGGGCAGTGCATCAGTTATTCCCTGCTTACCGAAGAGTTCTCGCAGGATCCGGCCCTGATGCAATTCCTCCGGCCGGACGGGCAGTCAGCACTCGATGGACGTCTTGATCCCGCGGTCGCAGCCCGGCGGCTCAGGGATCCGGGACAGAGGAACGCGTGCACGTGTATTGTATCAAAGGATATCGGGCAGTACTCCACCTGCATGCACCTGTGTGCCTACTGTTATGCGAACACGTCACCTGCGTGTGTTGCCGCAAACTATGAGCGCTGCCAAAAAGATGCAAAACAAGGGATCTTCCACGATTCCATAACCGGATAA
- the thiC gene encoding phosphomethylpyrimidine synthase ThiC, whose amino-acid sequence MRTLIEEAQRGRITPQMQQVAGEENIDPEILRGHVAAGRAVIMQRGKRMVGIGKDLRTKINVNLGTSTGKACLEDELEKARIAEEFGGDTISDLSMGGDITAIRAAILAHTTLPITTVPIYQTVVEHGLKEMTSEDILDTLHRHAEQGISSCVVHCVSRTMLDLYRKKKRILGLVSKGGSITSAFMLKNQCENPYIEHFDEVLSICRKHDIVLSLGNTARSGCIHDQRDAMQREEIRANAALANRAHEAGVQVIIEGCGGHIRSDRIPRYIREYRKASSFPLFVAGPLPTDIGAGYDHIAGAIGGSAASAAGADYLCYITPAEHLGLPGPDAVRDGLIAFRIAAHVGDTVKYRTDAEDKKVARLRASLDREGQIRCTMHPARARELSDGDGECTMCGEFCAIKIMREF is encoded by the coding sequence ATGCGGACACTGATCGAAGAAGCACAAAGGGGAAGGATCACACCCCAGATGCAGCAGGTTGCAGGGGAGGAGAATATTGATCCGGAGATACTCCGCGGACATGTAGCTGCAGGACGGGCAGTCATCATGCAGCGGGGGAAACGGATGGTGGGTATTGGTAAGGATCTCCGGACCAAGATCAATGTCAACCTGGGAACATCCACGGGCAAAGCATGCCTTGAAGACGAGCTTGAAAAAGCCCGCATTGCGGAAGAGTTCGGAGGCGACACCATCAGCGACCTCTCGATGGGCGGGGACATTACGGCCATCCGGGCTGCAATCCTTGCTCATACAACCCTTCCCATAACAACCGTTCCCATTTACCAGACCGTGGTGGAGCATGGTCTCAAAGAGATGACGTCCGAGGATATCCTGGATACCCTCCACAGGCACGCCGAGCAGGGGATCAGTTCCTGCGTTGTCCACTGCGTAAGCCGGACCATGCTCGACCTGTACAGGAAAAAGAAGAGGATTCTTGGCCTGGTCTCAAAAGGCGGATCCATCACCAGTGCATTCATGCTCAAAAACCAGTGCGAGAATCCCTACATCGAGCATTTCGATGAAGTTCTCTCCATCTGCCGCAAACATGATATCGTCCTCTCGCTCGGAAACACCGCCCGGAGCGGGTGCATCCATGACCAGCGGGACGCCATGCAGCGCGAGGAGATCCGGGCCAATGCTGCCCTTGCCAACCGTGCCCATGAAGCCGGAGTCCAGGTGATCATCGAAGGGTGCGGCGGCCATATCCGGAGCGACCGGATTCCCCGGTATATCCGGGAGTACCGGAAAGCTTCTTCGTTCCCGCTCTTCGTAGCCGGCCCCCTGCCAACGGATATAGGCGCAGGCTACGACCACATTGCCGGGGCTATCGGGGGTAGTGCGGCAAGCGCTGCCGGTGCCGATTATCTCTGTTACATAACACCTGCCGAACATCTCGGCCTTCCCGGCCCGGATGCGGTCAGGGACGGCCTCATCGCCTTCCGGATTGCCGCCCATGTCGGCGACACCGTGAAGTACAGAACCGATGCGGAAGACAAAAAGGTAGCCCGGCTCCGGGCCTCCCTTGACCGGGAAGGCCAGATCCGCTGCACCATGCATCCTGCCCGGGCCCGGGAACTATCCGACGGCGATGGCGAATGCACGATGTGCGGGGAGTTCTGTGCAATCAAGATCATGCGGGAATTTTAG
- a CDS encoding HemK2/MTQ2 family protein methyltransferase produces MSYDPAQVYAPEADTFLLLRAAQAEVRPADRVLEVGTGSGTVAAGLPKTVRVLATDINPHAAACAREKGLDVIRTDLVSGLRGPFDLILFNPPYLPTQPEERIDDWLEYALDGGSTGREAIGRFAGMVGTILTPNGRILLLVSSLTGLPEVSAIFEKFGYRVSVFAEEPVEDEMLYVLRIARRD; encoded by the coding sequence ATGTCCTACGATCCCGCCCAGGTTTACGCACCGGAGGCCGATACCTTCCTTCTCCTCCGGGCAGCACAGGCCGAGGTACGGCCCGCCGACCGGGTGCTGGAAGTAGGTACCGGTTCAGGTACCGTTGCAGCGGGGCTCCCAAAAACAGTCCGTGTCCTTGCAACGGATATCAACCCGCATGCTGCAGCCTGTGCCCGGGAAAAAGGGCTTGACGTGATCCGCACCGATCTCGTTTCCGGCCTTCGGGGACCCTTTGATCTGATCCTCTTCAACCCCCCTTACCTGCCCACGCAGCCGGAGGAGCGGATCGATGACTGGCTGGAGTACGCGCTCGACGGGGGATCTACCGGGCGGGAAGCCATTGGGCGCTTTGCCGGAATGGTGGGAACGATCCTTACCCCCAACGGGCGGATCCTTCTCCTTGTCTCTTCCCTGACCGGTCTCCCTGAAGTCAGTGCGATATTCGAGAAGTTCGGCTACAGGGTTTCAGTCTTTGCAGAAGAGCCTGTTGAAGATGAAATGCTGTATGTGCTTCGTATAGCCCGCCGGGACTGA
- a CDS encoding ABC transporter permease encodes MNAVPVFTLPKITRRAVRVWQRNLGVFVRTWKVNFFPPFIEAFLYLFAIGLGIGAYVGVINGIPYVNYIAPAILAIAVMNSAFFECTYGSYVRMYYQKSFDAMIATPLSIEDVIAGEILWGATRSVMYVAIMLPVLAAFGVISLPASLLAIPLAFLGGLLFAGLGMCFTAITPGIDTLNYPAFLFITPMTLFSGTFFPLALLPQLLQYVAFLVLPLTHIVAIMRMFTLPSFSWMLLIHLAYILVFATIVCILSINLMKKRLIV; translated from the coding sequence ATGAACGCAGTACCCGTCTTCACCCTGCCAAAGATCACAAGGCGTGCCGTCAGGGTCTGGCAGCGGAACCTCGGGGTCTTTGTCCGGACCTGGAAAGTGAACTTCTTTCCTCCGTTCATCGAGGCCTTCCTCTACCTCTTTGCCATCGGCCTCGGCATCGGGGCTTATGTCGGTGTCATCAACGGAATTCCCTATGTGAACTACATTGCACCTGCAATTCTGGCTATTGCCGTGATGAACTCCGCGTTCTTCGAGTGCACGTACGGTTCCTATGTCCGGATGTATTACCAGAAGAGCTTCGATGCCATGATCGCAACCCCGCTCTCGATAGAGGATGTTATCGCGGGGGAGATCCTCTGGGGAGCCACGCGCTCGGTCATGTATGTCGCGATCATGCTCCCGGTCCTGGCAGCGTTCGGGGTCATCTCGCTCCCCGCCTCCCTGCTTGCCATCCCGCTCGCGTTCCTCGGGGGGCTGTTGTTTGCCGGTCTCGGGATGTGTTTTACGGCAATAACGCCCGGGATCGACACCCTCAACTACCCGGCATTCCTCTTCATCACCCCGATGACGCTCTTCTCGGGAACGTTCTTCCCGCTCGCACTCCTGCCGCAACTGCTCCAGTACGTGGCCTTCCTGGTCCTGCCGCTTACCCATATCGTTGCGATCATGCGGATGTTCACCCTGCCTTCGTTCTCGTGGATGCTGCTCATCCATCTCGCCTATATCCTCGTTTTCGCAACTATCGTCTGCATCCTCTCCATCAACCTGATGAAGAAACGCCTGATCGTTTGA
- a CDS encoding ABC transporter ATP-binding protein yields the protein MPAIIEARDLGKNYGKTAAVSGIRFSVKSGEIFGFLGPNGAGKTTTMKMITCISPRSSGDLAVFGMDPDKSPAEIKQRLGIVPQETNLDPDFSCFGNLFTYARYFDILPGAAEKKADELLEFVQLQEKRDVSVDKLSGGMKRRLILARALVNSPDLLILDEPTIGLDPQARHLIWERLRLLRAEGKTIVMTTHYLDEAARLCDRLVIMDNGKILEEGTPADLVRKHVGEEIVEVENTPGVLACLDGMQIAYETFGDTIQIATGSARDVARTLFDRCQPKKVLTRPASLEDVFLKLTGRTLRE from the coding sequence ATGCCGGCCATCATCGAAGCTCGTGATCTTGGGAAGAATTACGGGAAGACCGCTGCAGTCAGCGGCATCCGTTTTTCCGTGAAATCCGGGGAGATATTCGGGTTCCTCGGCCCGAACGGTGCCGGAAAGACAACCACGATGAAGATGATCACCTGCATCTCTCCCCGGAGCTCGGGAGATCTTGCGGTCTTCGGCATGGACCCGGACAAGAGCCCGGCAGAGATCAAGCAGCGGCTGGGCATTGTTCCTCAGGAGACCAATCTCGACCCGGATTTTTCCTGCTTCGGCAATCTCTTCACATATGCCCGGTATTTCGATATTCTGCCCGGGGCTGCTGAAAAAAAGGCCGATGAACTGCTGGAGTTCGTGCAGCTCCAGGAGAAGAGGGATGTGTCGGTCGACAAGCTCTCCGGGGGAATGAAACGGCGGCTGATCCTTGCCCGGGCGCTTGTCAACAGCCCGGACCTGCTCATCCTTGACGAGCCGACCATCGGCCTCGACCCCCAGGCCCGGCACCTGATCTGGGAGAGGCTCCGGCTCCTGCGGGCGGAAGGAAAAACCATTGTCATGACCACGCATTACCTGGATGAAGCAGCCCGGCTCTGCGACCGGCTCGTGATCATGGACAACGGGAAGATCCTGGAAGAAGGCACTCCCGCGGATCTCGTCAGGAAGCATGTTGGCGAAGAGATCGTGGAAGTGGAGAACACCCCCGGGGTGCTTGCCTGCCTTGACGGGATGCAGATCGCCTATGAAACCTTCGGGGATACCATCCAGATCGCAACCGGATCTGCCCGGGACGTGGCGCGGACCCTCTTTGACCGGTGCCAGCCCAAAAAAGTGCTCACCCGTCCTGCATCGCTGGAGGACGTATTTCTGAAACTGACCGGGAGGACTCTCAGGGAATGA
- a CDS encoding phosphate-starvation-inducible PsiE family protein, whose product MAEQMGPVEFIIKFFSAVPMIFYMIVAVMLTIIALFSVYDAAQLIAQMIANRDFTNSLIIGVINSILLTITIIVLFETVTVYFRTKHVEVRALLTAGLTGMIRHVLVYNMGSVDPYVLVGTVALLAVLIAGIVLIKPEGSS is encoded by the coding sequence ATGGCAGAACAGATGGGACCTGTCGAATTCATAATCAAATTCTTCTCGGCAGTACCGATGATCTTCTACATGATCGTGGCAGTCATGCTCACGATCATCGCGTTGTTTTCGGTCTACGATGCTGCACAGCTGATCGCCCAGATGATCGCAAACAGGGATTTTACCAACAGCCTGATTATCGGCGTGATCAATTCGATCCTTCTGACCATCACGATCATCGTCCTCTTCGAGACCGTGACAGTCTACTTCAGGACAAAGCACGTGGAAGTGCGGGCCCTGCTCACCGCCGGCCTGACCGGCATGATCCGGCATGTCCTGGTATACAACATGGGATCGGTTGACCCGTATGTGCTCGTGGGAACGGTCGCCCTCCTTGCGGTCCTGATCGCAGGCATTGTACTCATCAAGCCGGAAGGAAGCAGCTGA
- a CDS encoding HEAT repeat domain-containing protein: MADIGRLASGLNGATVKERKEAATLLGKSGDPAAAGPLGSALDDTSGPVRMEVVLSLGRLGDSAAVPFLVRALDDPEPSVRAAAIAGLGKIRDPAAADPLIACLKDKNLQVRIGAAQVLGRLGNRRALEPLRELSRDPFSDVREAASEAIGRLGK, translated from the coding sequence ATGGCGGACATTGGCCGGCTCGCTTCCGGGCTGAACGGCGCAACGGTAAAAGAACGGAAAGAAGCTGCAACATTGCTGGGCAAATCCGGGGATCCCGCTGCTGCCGGGCCGCTTGGATCGGCTCTTGACGATACGAGCGGGCCGGTCCGGATGGAGGTTGTCCTCTCTCTCGGACGGCTTGGGGATTCCGCAGCGGTCCCGTTCCTTGTCCGGGCCCTTGACGATCCCGAACCCTCCGTGCGGGCTGCGGCAATCGCCGGCCTTGGGAAGATCCGGGACCCGGCCGCTGCCGATCCCCTTATTGCCTGCCTGAAAGACAAAAATCTCCAGGTCAGGATCGGCGCTGCGCAGGTGCTGGGAAGACTTGGGAACCGGCGGGCACTCGAACCCCTGCGGGAACTTTCCCGCGATCCATTCTCCGATGTAAGAGAGGCCGCGTCCGAAGCAATCGGGAGACTGGGGAAATGA
- a CDS encoding DUF2953 domain-containing protein, whose translation MDALLLTACLLGCLIIAIFIPLALLYVIPVRSVLSFTIRENSARDAFTITWGVLGARIEHDRMGTRMELLVGRRVLKTILPDRITMGSRGDRIPPGSPKKSPRFSGNLIKPIEMFGSVIWQESRFMGAKGKIVLGLGDPALTGLCYGYYWACRFMLEALHIRIEVEPIFDREVFSCDMDIRMDLCHPLRVIIALFRLMKSLFAEGFTTIFRHNSRGAAA comes from the coding sequence ATGGATGCACTTCTCCTGACAGCATGCCTCCTGGGATGTCTCATCATCGCGATCTTCATCCCGCTCGCTCTCCTGTATGTGATCCCAGTGCGATCCGTACTGAGTTTTACTATCAGGGAAAACTCGGCACGGGACGCCTTCACGATCACCTGGGGGGTTTTGGGGGCTCGGATAGAGCATGACCGGATGGGAACCCGGATGGAGCTGCTTGTCGGCAGACGGGTCCTGAAAACCATTCTCCCTGACCGCATTACCATGGGCAGCAGGGGGGACCGGATACCCCCGGGATCTCCAAAAAAAAGCCCCCGGTTCTCAGGAAATCTGATAAAGCCCATCGAAATGTTCGGATCGGTTATCTGGCAGGAGAGCCGGTTTATGGGAGCTAAAGGAAAGATCGTCCTCGGGCTTGGCGATCCTGCGCTGACAGGGTTATGCTACGGGTATTACTGGGCATGCCGTTTCATGCTCGAAGCGCTGCATATCCGGATCGAGGTTGAGCCGATCTTCGACCGCGAAGTCTTCTCCTGCGATATGGATATCCGGATGGATCTTTGCCACCCGCTTCGGGTTATCATCGCACTCTTCCGGCTGATGAAGTCACTTTTTGCAGAAGGTTTTACCACTATCTTCCGACACAATTCCCGGGGTGCTGCTGCGTGA
- a CDS encoding spore germination protein GerW family protein, translating into MSNEQMLKETTTQLREFLVTKNVLGEPVIFGEKVVVPVARYGFAFGAGGNNGKEGSNQGAGGGGGIEPVALIVLHRDVKGAEGIQIMSLKKDSAIAQAISAIGESLAPQVISAIKSLNENAKVPATDRKEEP; encoded by the coding sequence ATGTCCAACGAACAGATGCTCAAAGAGACAACTACCCAGCTCAGGGAATTCCTGGTAACCAAGAATGTCCTGGGCGAGCCGGTCATTTTCGGGGAGAAAGTCGTGGTTCCGGTAGCCCGTTACGGATTCGCGTTCGGCGCCGGGGGAAACAATGGAAAAGAAGGAAGCAACCAGGGTGCCGGTGGCGGCGGGGGTATTGAACCGGTTGCACTCATTGTCCTTCACCGGGACGTGAAAGGTGCAGAGGGCATACAGATCATGTCCCTTAAGAAGGACAGCGCCATTGCACAGGCAATATCGGCGATAGGAGAGTCGCTTGCCCCCCAGGTGATCAGCGCCATCAAATCCTTAAACGAGAACGCAAAAGTTCCGGCAACGGACAGGAAAGAAGAGCCCTGA